The nucleotide window AGAAGGTTTTCCCGCGTTGCTGTTCCGAGCGGATGAATTCGAGCAGTTCTTCCTGTTTCAGCGGGTCGAGCCCGGAGGTCGGCTCGTCCATGATCAACAGATCGGGATCGTGCATGAAGGCGAGCACGATCGCGAGCATCTGTTTGTTCCCACGTGAGTACTCCCGGACCTTGCGATCGAGCGGCGGGTCGAACAGATCCAGCAACTCGTCGCTGCGCACGTCGCCCCGGAGTGCGCCGTGGTACTCCAGCAGACGCCGTCCCGATACGCCCTCGTCGAACGCGGGTTCGCTCGGCAGGTAGCCCACTCGCGCGCGGGCCGCCCGGAGTGCGCCCCGATCCAGCAGGTCGGCCCCCAGCACGGTCGCCGACCCCTCGGTCGGCGACTGAAACCCCATCAGCGTCCGGATCGTCGTGGTCTTGCCCGCGCCGTTCGGGCCGAGAAACCCGAAGACCTCGCCCTCCGCGACCGAAAAGGAGAGGTCCTCGACACCGCGCACGTCGCCGTAATACTTCGTCAGCCCGTCGGTTTCGATCGCGGCCATGCGACGGCCGACGGCCGACGAGCGCATAAAGGTGTGCGAGGCCCGACCCACGGCGGTCGGGCCCGTTCCGCATCGGTTTGCTCCGCCCGGGTGCAGTGCCGGGAAGCCAACGTCCAAAGGTCACTGTCGTGTACCGATGGCCATGCCAGCACTCGGGGTGGCTGCCCACGGCTCATACTCAGTCTGCCCTCTCTGAGGACATCGGTCTGTTGCATGCTTTATGAGATATGGGGGACGACCGCGAGTTTGAGAAGCATGAGACTTACCCCATGGGCATTATTGAGCCAGGGCCGTTGGCCGTCGAGATGGTGTCTTGGATCGCCTACAGGGCGCGGATTTGTGGGCACGATCGCGTCACCGAGTGAAACGAGGTTGGCTTCTTGACGATCAAACCAGGCAAGGAGAAGTCGTGTGTACACGAAACCGGGTGGTGGATTTCGACAGACTGTATTGATATTTGTTATTAGTAATATATGCCACGTGGGCGGTGACAAACTGATGTCGCGCTCTGTCTGGCCCATCTTTTCGGTGGTGCATGAGAAAGCATATACCGCGGCGGTTTATGTGGCAAAATATGCCGATAAGCGATCATATAGTGACTGATCTGTTGGGTGATAGTGTCGAAAACTCCATTTCACGTCGAAATTTCGTCAAAGCAGTCGGTGCCAGCGGGGTTGCCCTGGGAGGGGCTGGAGTGACATTGGCGAATGAGGATGGGGTAAAAATGAGGGATACCTCCAATGCCTGGGGAGTACGACGGGATGCGCACATGAGTACGGGAGGTTCTGAAAATGAGGAACACGATGATATATGGGATGCGGGTATATGGGAAAATACACATATGATATCTTCAACCTCGCTGAATCTCGTCGGTAGAACCTGGGAACCACGTGGTAATCCCGACATGTCCGCCCCTGCTGACGGTGCCTGGCGGTATACGTTTGCCATCAGTTCATCCGCCATCGCATACGGGGAACTTGAAGAAGATATGTCAAAAAATTGGGCATTCCCACTGAATAGTGACCCCCAGGACCCCTTTGATACTGCTTATATGGGGAGAGAGGTTCAATTTCGGGAAACATTTACGGTTGAATCAACTGGGACTGACGACCAGATAGATCGCATAGCCATTGCCGAACGTCGAGATAAGGACTATTGTGGGTTCATTCATGGGCGCAGCTTCTTCGAGGAACTCTACAACGGAACCGAGGTAGAAGCGCCTTATGTCCCGCCGCAATTCATCCCTTCTCAACTCGGAGAGGGCCTTTCATCCCGCTATGCGAATCCGGCTGGAGTATTGAACGATGCAGAGGTAAAGTACGAACAAGAACAGGCCCAAGACAGGATTCAAGACGCCAAGGCTGGGGTGGGGGTTGCGGGATCGACGATAGGACTGGCTATAACTATAGCTGGAGTATCATTACCTCTTGTCGGATTGGGAGTGGGTATTGTTGGTCTAACACTTTCGATCGATGGATTTTTTAACGCTTTATTGGAGGAGCCGGATCGGGATGTCGCCATCTATCGTGGTTTCAGGCACCAGCGTCCCTCAGAGGCATGCGGACCCGCTGGCCTCGGCTATGTCACTTTCGACGTGTTCGTGAGTCCAGACGAGACGACACAGTTTACGACAACAATAGATATCTCACAGAATGGTCATCAATTCGTCGGTGATGACCCCTATATCCACCCAGAATGGACCGTGGAGATTGATGCTGGCCCCCCTGAAAACGATAGGCCCACACGAGAAACATTGGATATCAACTGGGGCGATTCCTCGCCTGCCGACCCACCTGACGAAGCGAATGAGGACAAACAATACGGATCGAGTCCGACCCCTGTCATTGGCTATCCCAATCAAATTTCTGAATCGGACACTGTCCGGTTCGACGCGTACGGGACCAAACTGGAGATGCATCCTCTCGCCGACACGGAACCGTACGAGTGGACACTCTCACGAAGCGATGAGAAAGTCGACGAATACTGCACACGGACCGATTCACCCTATTTAGATGTTGACTTCGAGTCGATCGATAATGCAACCGGGATCTACGAGATGACGCTTTCGGTCACCGACGCGTCCGGTGGAACGGGGACGGCTGTCGATGATACGATTCGTGTCGGTGATAGTGATGAGGTCGGGGCCGTCTTGTGGGAAGCGACGAGAGAGCAAACGCCCGATGGAGCG belongs to Halococcoides cellulosivorans and includes:
- a CDS encoding ABC transporter ATP-binding protein gives rise to the protein MAAIETDGLTKYYGDVRGVEDLSFSVAEGEVFGFLGPNGAGKTTTIRTLMGFQSPTEGSATVLGADLLDRGALRAARARVGYLPSEPAFDEGVSGRRLLEYHGALRGDVRSDELLDLFDPPLDRKVREYSRGNKQMLAIVLAFMHDPDLLIMDEPTSGLDPLKQEELLEFIRSEQQRGKTFFFSSHILSEVRKVCDRVGIVRDGHLVELEDIESLIDRSGKTVRARIAGDVGAAAFDLDGVHDVEIGGDGVSDDADSATAPATTLSFTYTGAYEPLLERVLDYEILDLTIEEAPLEDVFMRFYGEDPAARVDQVENGASDRASGADGPGAGGGGDRASGAHAERESAESSDV
- a CDS encoding outer membrane protein assembly factor BamB family protein yields the protein MPISDHIVTDLLGDSVENSISRRNFVKAVGASGVALGGAGVTLANEDGVKMRDTSNAWGVRRDAHMSTGGSENEEHDDIWDAGIWENTHMISSTSLNLVGRTWEPRGNPDMSAPADGAWRYTFAISSSAIAYGELEEDMSKNWAFPLNSDPQDPFDTAYMGREVQFRETFTVESTGTDDQIDRIAIAERRDKDYCGFIHGRSFFEELYNGTEVEAPYVPPQFIPSQLGEGLSSRYANPAGVLNDAEVKYEQEQAQDRIQDAKAGVGVAGSTIGLAITIAGVSLPLVGLGVGIVGLTLSIDGFFNALLEEPDRDVAIYRGFRHQRPSEACGPAGLGYVTFDVFVSPDETTQFTTTIDISQNGHQFVGDDPYIHPEWTVEIDAGPPENDRPTRETLDINWGDSSPADPPDEANEDKQYGSSPTPVIGYPNQISESDTVRFDAYGTKLEMHPLADTEPYEWTLSRSDEKVDEYCTRTDSPYLDVDFESIDNATGIYEMTLSVTDASGGTGTAVDDTIRVGDSDEVGAVLWEATREQTPDGAAVTFNIGKYSSGDVDEWTLSYDGPDGSHGEVTGSTLREIMVVHQSEIGETHTLTFDQTGTYDVTLEVVPVDGQVSTASVTVEIESSDLEAPAPGAALDVAETNTIENGTQVTFSYGKRESVDIDEWVLNFGTWVGPNTNRFQEMTGEHIQTFGTPPSDVGETSTVLYRTTGEYEVTLTVTGKNGKESTATTTVQIGDEDEGNGGTERVRWTYELESSKLAAAPTVEDGPVYTATSGGTVHAVDPETGDAMDVPSGSWSTQAASTPIPAGEDLLVRSWGGKLYSADAMSGTVNWTFTGQAGGLASRPTYHGGTAYAVLWNGSLVAIDASTGEVQWRLNESATTFADPPVVNDGTVFVRSRAGTLWAVSADGGDIRWRNDSIADGVAVQPAVHNDSIYVVSFDGRLHDVTADDGTVVDSFSPPSTGPYSSSPVVGEEHAYVASGGGTVHAVDRTTGNVDWSFSKPHGGVRGLTVRANTLLVVSDEGTLYAVDI